Part of the Podospora pseudopauciseta strain CBS 411.78 chromosome 7 map unlocalized CBS411.78m_7.2, whole genome shotgun sequence genome, CGAGCCGTTTGGGTGCCCTGCAGTCCTTCTTGAAGTGTCCTGCCTTGCCGCAGTTAAAACACTTGAGGTTGTCTCTGCcctggcctcggccttgcggcctctgctgctgtaTGGCATCGACGTCCATCGGTCCCGAGTGTGTAGTGCCGGAGTAGCTAGTGCTGGGGTGTCTccgcttacgcctatcgttgGAGCGGTTACCGTTGAAGTGTCCCCtgtagctattaccgtagctaCCCCTgccgttacctcctttcttctccaTACGATGCTCGAActgccgatcgtcgatccgtatgGCCATGGCGATATACTTGTCGATAGTGTCGGGCCTTGTCTCCTTATACAACTCATCCTTCACCTCATCCTTAAGGCCATGGTAGAAAAGCTGCATTAACCCTTcatcgttaatagcgctacGCAGGCTATCGATCTTGAACTGAGCCGCGTAGTCGGCTGCCGAGCGCGTCTGGCGTAGACTCAAGAGTCTACCCTGCGCGCGCCTTGCCTCATCGTActccccaaacacctccttaagcttagcctCAAAGGCACGATAGCTCTCGAAGCATTCCACGGTGATCTTCTCCtgatcctccggctcctgctcgtaatagtcgtcgaggataggctcgaaccaTGCGAGAGCCCTGTCCTTGAGCCTGGTGGCCGCGAAGATTACCTTCGACTCTTCGTTGGTGAACTGTTCTGGGTATTGACGAAAATAGGTCTTGAGCTGGATTAAGAACCCTCcaagctctgccttttctcctccatagcgctccggtaccggaagcttaatgGTCGACTTGGACGcagccgagatagcgaaaatctgctCCCGGGTCTGTtgagcctcgtcctcgagctctttgaGACGCTTGATGACCTGCTCTGCGGTAGAGGGCACAGGTCTggcggaaggtccctcggcgcctgggctaggcgggacgcctcccaTCTGAACGTTCTCAGGtccggccatggtggtgaaaagACGCCTTCAACTTATCCGTGACAGAGTTGAAGTGAGTATGCaacgtgtgacgaacccctatccagaacctctgaaagggatatcggttgaaggcacttctgaataatcctggttcggtgcagctaaacagtgcacaacaagatgtctcgatgtaaacactagataccgtgaatacaacttgaattgcatactgcggaactgtctatctacgccagccagttcctccgtatatatagaccttggaactctgaggtgctcgccctgctacggcctcgatcactcctagcacattgcatcctgcaatgtgctcgtcgtgctatacctctgatcacccctagcactttgcatcctgcagactgctcgtgagccttggcaccgtagcacttctgtccatgcctgattggccgtcccctgacttccttaatgattggctgggcgccccgcgtcccacaTGTGGCGTGGCCCGCTGTTGGTTTGACTGTGACACGCTACCATTTGACTACTACAGGGCACCGGCTTTAGCGCTCGGCcttccgggacctcggattgcttccggaggccgagcctccgctccggtaaccgTAGTCCCTAAATACTGCTGATATAAGCTATCGTATTGCCTCtgaggccctgtaatatataaagcttagatacactgtaaaatccacaaataaaagctgtattttaataaatacctAATATTTATTAAGGGGGTTAAAATCGCCTTATTTAACTAATAAACTAACTActaaagcttttatattagTATAGGTAAGAGCGTAGTTAAAGCTTTCTTAACGAAGGAtctattaaataataaagtttttttagCCGTAAGAAAGTCGTTATTAGTTTTTATAGGTAAAGTTCCTTGGTAGGGTACTATCAATGCGGTACTTTAGAGTGGAACGTGGAATCCCGTGCTTATTAAACGCTTTTCGCTAGCTTATACTAGCGGCAATATCTTTCTAAGCATTTTTAATATCTTCCTCGGTATATTTTGCCATTAGTGGGTAcctggagcaaaaaaaaagtaaaagaaaaactttatttttggTCTTTGTGGGTGGAATATAAAGTGTGTGTTAATATCGGGGGGTCCAGGGTTATGGAGGGTTTAATGTGGGTAGATGGCTTGGGTAGTTCAAACCTACCTGGGCCACATCCATATGTGGTCCACTTCCTTATCATCCAACCTATTTTACAGGAATTACAACTATGTCATAAATACCTAAGCAGTCATTACCCTGGGGAGCCAGATTTGAACAGGACGAGGGCCGCTTTGAATGGAGCTGTTCTTGACATTACGGTTCATTTGGCTTCTCGCACTTTCCAGTATGAGATGTTGGGTcctgtcctcctccaaacaTGAACACCTATGCTACATCATTGGCGCCTACCGCACGTAGAGGCTTTCCTCAGAATATCCAATCACCTTATCTATACCGCGCTTCTGCACATTTCCTGTCTGCATGCTGCCGTGTCCAGCGGGCCTCACCTGCGTGAttgtgaggttgttgatacAGGGCAACATCACGTCTGGTCTTGGCAGTAGGCCTCTCTACCGCCGTCTGGTGTCATCATTGGACAGCTGCTGTGAAGTGTGCACTTCCAGAGTACCACAGAGTATGAGATTTAcgtgtgacaagggctgtaATATCAGAGCTTGGAACTTCGTGGTTCAATTCAagctaataatcttcaatggcctcgaagtcTGTGTTAcaggaaagaagaagacaaaTTACAGTCTTGATCCTGAGCGCGTATTTATCCTTCATCGCatggcccgtgcccttgttAGCCTCAGGCCtctgccaagtccttcaatATGCCACTGGCCAGTAAAGATTCCTTTGAAACCCGCAATGCCTTTGATTGACTGCTTCACTTTCACGGTTGGCTCACAGCGTGCAGGTTGGTAGCTGTTGGGCCGTGATGTGGCCTGTTGGCCTTCTGCCGTGTGACATTACGCCTGCCATTGGGATGATTTTGGCATAAAAGGGGGGTCCCCATCATCGTTAAGATTCATTGCACCGGGCAGTTTGCGTTCAACTTTCCTCCTTCAAGAGACATCGGCTTCGAATCCACTCAACAAAAGCGAACATGGCCCGGAAAAGGTGGTACGCTGTGGCAAGGGGTCGCCAGCCGGGTGTATACGAGACATGGGAGTATGTTGCGTCACATTTTACTCTTCGCACTTTCATTATGGCTTCCCCGTTACTGAAACTAGGTACTGCAGGCAAACCGAGGCGCAGGTTCTGGGATTTCCAGATAACCGTTACAAATCCTTtccaacaaaagaagaagccgagAAATTTGTAGGGGAGAACAGAAATACCGAGGCTGAGCCGCTTGGGGATGCTGAAACTCGGGACGCATCCACGCAGCCATCGGCAGCAGGTGGTTCGTCTCCTTcgccgccaccatcatcaccctgTTCCTATTCCTCGTCCATTTGTTGCCGACCTACACCGGTAGTGTTTGGAGCTGACACTGTGCCTGTGAAGAATAAACTTGCAGATCACAAGCTCTCAACACCAGGcggggggaaggagaggtaTTGGCAGCGCCAAGAGAACAAGGGCCAAGCCAACAAGGGCAGGTTGGACATCAGAGTAAATGTTTCTCGGGTGTGAAGTTGCTAAGGATGAAGCCATCGTGAATTACCTTAACTCATTCGACTAAGACAGGTAGCTGCACGGTGTGAGAATGACACGTGGTCAATAAACAGGATGAAATTTTCTATTGTTTTTCGATCAATCGAGTGTTGTATAATACAGCATCAAGTGGCCAGCGCCTGACATCTAACCCATCTCGGCTCTCCTCATGTGTATCACATTTCCCGGCATCGGGCCGCTGTCCAATTCTGTGGCCATCTCACCTCCCATTTCTACTGGATGCTTTTGTTGAGTACTACCCACCGGCCTGGCACCAGCATATAGGGGTGGCATCTTGGACTGAAACTCTGAGCGATAATACCCTCCTGCATGAGCGTCATGCCCATGAACCTCTACCATATCACGAGAAGCCCCGTGTAGCTCAGCCACCGGTCCGTTGGaggcctttttcttctgccGCCTGAAGAACAAAAATGCCAACAAAGCAGCAACTAACACAGCACAGGGAATACCCACGCCTAATCCTATCTTTAGTCCGTTATTATCTTCGTCCGAGGGGGTTggcgctggtgttgctggtccGGCATTCGTGGGCGGCACCACGATTTCCGTtgtcgaggaagaagatgtgGATTCGGAGGACGTAGAGGAaaatggagagggagatggtgatgttgaggtggtgggcaCAGGGGCTGTTGTTCTGACGGTACCGGTCTCGCTTAACGGGGGGAAGCTGGTGGTAGCACCTGTTGCTCGAGTTGATACtgtttcccccccttcatcgAGAAAGGTCCCCTTGCCATCCTGGCAACATTGTGGATCGTTGTTGCAGCAAAGGCTACCATCGCGGCATTGTACTACACGCGGCAGAACCCCATTGCTGGCGGCTGTTTCGTCTAAAGGGTGCGCCATCGAGTTAGTGATTGTCTGTGGTTAGATGCAAGGAAACGTACTGTAAAGACAGATCTGTCCGCAGCTGTCATCCCATTCCCGGATTGCACATGGACCCCTCACCCATAAACCCTCTGGATCGTTTGGGTTGTGACATAGTCGATTGGATAGACAGGTCGCTTTTCGGCCGCAGCAGGCGTTGGATCCAGGACAGAGCGTGTTGTCTGCGTAGGCTTGGCCGGCAAAACCGTAGCATGTTATTTGAGCGTCTACTGTGGCGGGATAGGCGacgaacaacaacaatgctGGCAGAACAAGCGCTATATACGCCGAAATAAGTGAGGGATGCCAGTCAGCGCCCCGGCCTGATGCGGGTGATAACATGACGATTGCAACGGGGTTCTCCC contains:
- a CDS encoding uncharacterized protein (EggNog:ENOG503PFQJ) — translated: MSIEYQLARIMSLAMLSGPFAIVMLSPASGRGADWHPSLISAYIALVLPALLLFVAYPATVDAQITCYGFAGQAYADNTLCPGSNACCGRKATCLSNRLCHNPNDPEGLWVRGPCAIREWDDSCGQICLYNETAASNGVLPRVVQCRDGSLCCNNDPQCCQDGKGTFLDEGGETVSTRATGATTSFPPLSETGTVRTTAPVPTTSTSPSPSPFSSTSSESTSSSSTTEIVVPPTNAGPATPAPTPSDEDNNGLKIGLGVGIPCAVLVAALLAFLFFRRQKKKASNGPVAELHGASRDMVEVHGHDAHAGGYYRSEFQSKMPPLYAGARPVGSTQQKHPVEMGGEMATELDSGPMPGNVIHMRRAEMG
- a CDS encoding uncharacterized protein (COG:L; EggNog:ENOG504HH3F), giving the protein MARKRWYAVARGRQPGVYETWEQTEAQVLGFPDNRYKSFPTKEEAEKFVGENRNTEAEPLGDAETRDASTQPSAAGE